From one Anaeromicrobium sediminis genomic stretch:
- a CDS encoding Ger(x)C family spore germination protein has protein sequence MLKRNIKESIKVKKMIRKLGKLLIIGMCVLLTSCWDSRDINKKAITLSVGVDYVKDNIQFSGEIANITSSKDSEKAEGSNVYKMAGSGENFEEARKSNDSLKSFPGFLGAVRVVVFAKNYAKEGIEPYLNRINHLYDYRKTVLTVVSREPTRELFNIKVEKDISVGLLIENIIEHVVGKGEGLYPVAGELLSDIELGTVGYLLPYIGIEEDSIKYLGLVVMKNSKLISIIDIKNTGGIMYILAEEPKIVQVINRSQNGKNNISFRTFVKKRNIEADYVDGKVTINIDLDLKAQLRYQYFMEPISDKYIKKLEDIISEKAKNDIESIIKKAQSEFQCDIFGFARHFRAKRPKIYKKINWQEAFTKANVNVNVKTKIINKSLTDPNPKRNVKWNN, from the coding sequence ATGCTAAAAAGAAATATTAAAGAATCTATAAAGGTGAAAAAAATGATAAGAAAATTAGGTAAATTATTGATTATAGGCATGTGTGTGTTATTAACAAGTTGTTGGGATTCTAGAGATATTAATAAAAAGGCCATTACCCTTAGTGTTGGTGTAGATTATGTGAAAGATAATATTCAATTTTCCGGTGAAATTGCTAACATTACATCATCAAAAGATAGCGAAAAGGCTGAGGGATCAAATGTTTACAAAATGGCAGGTTCTGGTGAGAATTTTGAAGAGGCTAGAAAAAGCAATGATTCACTAAAGTCTTTCCCAGGATTTTTAGGGGCTGTGAGGGTTGTTGTTTTTGCGAAAAACTATGCAAAAGAGGGAATAGAACCTTATTTGAATAGGATTAATCACTTATATGATTATAGAAAAACTGTTCTTACTGTAGTAAGTCGTGAACCAACAAGAGAACTGTTTAATATTAAGGTGGAAAAGGATATATCTGTAGGACTTTTAATAGAAAATATTATAGAGCATGTGGTGGGTAAAGGTGAAGGTCTGTATCCAGTAGCTGGAGAACTACTTTCAGATATTGAATTAGGTACAGTAGGATATTTGCTACCCTATATTGGTATAGAAGAAGACTCTATAAAATATTTAGGTCTTGTAGTTATGAAAAATTCAAAATTGATAAGTATTATTGATATAAAAAATACAGGTGGAATCATGTATATATTAGCAGAAGAGCCTAAGATTGTTCAAGTTATAAATAGGAGCCAAAATGGGAAAAATAATATTTCTTTTAGAACATTTGTTAAGAAAAGAAATATTGAAGCAGACTATGTAGATGGAAAAGTTACCATTAATATTGATTTAGACTTAAAGGCACAATTACGATATCAGTATTTTATGGAACCAATAAGTGATAAATATATTAAGAAACTAGAAGATATCATATCTGAAAAAGCTAAAAATGATATTGAGTCTATTATAAAGAAGGCACAAAGTGAATTTCAGTGTGATATTTTTGGATTTGCAAGACACTTTAGAGCTAAACGGCCTAAAATTTATAAGAAAATAAATTGGCAAGAGGCCTTCACAAAGGCAAATGTTAATGTGAATGTTAAGACGAAAATTATAAACAAGAGCTTAACAGATCCAAATCCAAAAAGAAATGTTAAATGGAATAATTAG
- a CDS encoding GerAB/ArcD/ProY family transporter yields MNESLTNRQIAFIIFGIVVGYGVLGLPKNVTENAGTGGWFSLLMATGITIIFTYMITYLGYVHEHKTIYEYSNMLVGKYITFIFMLIYIIYYFMLFTMIIRMASEAIKLTVLIKTPVWALCSLFLSVVYYAVIKRLEVIGRICEIYGLIIIIGYIVIHLAVSTQGKLINLKPFFVVEDIQSYLKATLVTIFPFLGIEILTIISFDKKKNNKRIFKYTALMVGFIGILYILIVESCISVMGVDGIVHYKDALFATIRRVDIKSLEFLERIDGIFLIIWIMGMFCTASIEAYGSIFLMSKWFKNIHFNLLAFIVILLSFIVCHIPKTVNDVEKIMDYLSYGTLVAAGFIPATLFLITKVKKYDKKTK; encoded by the coding sequence ATGAATGAATCTCTTACAAATCGACAAATTGCTTTTATTATTTTTGGAATAGTAGTAGGATATGGTGTTTTAGGTCTTCCTAAAAATGTTACAGAAAATGCAGGCACAGGAGGATGGTTTAGCTTACTAATGGCTACGGGAATAACCATTATTTTTACATATATGATAACATACCTGGGATATGTCCATGAACACAAAACCATATATGAGTATAGTAATATGCTAGTTGGAAAATATATTACATTCATATTTATGCTTATATATATTATATATTATTTTATGCTTTTTACTATGATTATAAGAATGGCTTCTGAAGCCATTAAACTTACTGTATTAATAAAGACTCCCGTATGGGCATTATGTTCATTATTCCTTTCAGTTGTATATTATGCTGTAATAAAAAGGCTAGAAGTAATTGGAAGAATTTGTGAAATATATGGTTTAATTATTATCATAGGGTATATAGTCATACATTTAGCCGTGTCAACCCAAGGAAAATTAATTAATTTAAAACCATTTTTTGTTGTAGAAGATATACAATCATATCTAAAAGCCACTTTAGTTACTATATTTCCGTTTTTAGGCATAGAAATACTTACGATTATATCATTTGACAAAAAGAAGAATAACAAACGAATATTTAAATATACAGCCCTTATGGTAGGATTCATAGGAATTCTTTATATACTCATTGTAGAATCCTGTATTTCTGTCATGGGCGTAGATGGTATTGTTCATTACAAAGACGCTCTGTTTGCCACCATAAGAAGGGTTGATATTAAAAGTCTTGAGTTTTTAGAAAGGATAGACGGTATTTTCTTAATTATATGGATTATGGGCATGTTTTGTACGGCTTCCATAGAGGCCTACGGGTCAATTTTCCTCATGAGTAAATGGTTCAAAAACATTCATTTTAATCTTCTTGCATTCATTGTGATCCTTTTATCTTTTATTGTTTGTCATATACCTAAGACCGTTAATGACGTGGAAAAAATAATGGATTATCTTAGCTATGGTACGTTAGTAGCAGCAGGATTCATACCAGCCACATTATTTTTAATTACGAAGGTGAAAAAATATGATAAGAAAACTAAGTAA
- a CDS encoding Ger(x)C family spore germination protein, whose amino-acid sequence AKLTSSSKDEEKAETTKVFTMLSYGKNFEDARKKYDAASPFPVFLGATRVVVLGENYAKKGIEPYLNRIDHLYDYRKTVLTVISRKPPKELFNIKVKKDISVGFLIEDIMEHVAGKGEGLYPVTGELLSDIELGKIGYLLPYIGVEKGSIKYLGLAVMKNSKLVDIIDIKNTFGIMYVLADEPRIVQVAESSEDGKNKLSFRTFVKKRKIKVDYVDGKVTINIDLDLKAQLRYQYYMEPISDAYIRKLEGIISEKAKNDVESIIKRAQNEFKCDIFGFARYFRAKQPEIYEKINWEYAFTKADVNVNVKTKIINMSLRDPNAKKKY is encoded by the coding sequence GCTAAGCTTACATCCTCATCTAAAGATGAAGAAAAGGCTGAAACCACAAAAGTATTTACAATGTTATCCTATGGTAAAAATTTTGAGGATGCCAGGAAGAAATATGATGCTGCAAGTCCTTTCCCTGTATTTTTAGGGGCTACAAGGGTTGTTGTTTTGGGGGAAAACTATGCAAAAAAAGGCATAGAACCCTATTTGAATAGGATTGACCACTTATATGATTATAGAAAAACGGTTCTCACCGTAATAAGTCGTAAACCACCAAAAGAATTATTTAATATTAAGGTAAAAAAGGATATATCTGTAGGCTTTTTAATAGAAGACATTATGGAGCATGTGGCGGGTAAAGGGGAAGGGTTATATCCAGTGACTGGAGAACTCCTTTCTGATATTGAATTAGGTAAAATAGGCTATTTACTCCCATATATTGGGGTGGAAAAAGGTTCTATAAAATATTTAGGCCTTGCAGTTATGAAAAATTCAAAATTAGTAGATATTATTGATATAAAAAATACATTTGGAATTATGTATGTATTGGCAGACGAACCTAGGATTGTTCAAGTTGCAGAGAGTAGTGAGGATGGGAAAAATAAGCTCTCTTTTAGAACCTTTGTTAAAAAAAGAAAGATTAAAGTAGACTATGTAGATGGCAAAGTTACCATTAATATTGATTTAGATTTAAAAGCACAATTAAGATATCAATATTATATGGAGCCAATAAGTGATGCATATATTAGGAAGCTGGAAGGTATCATATCAGAAAAAGCCAAAAATGATGTTGAGTCTATTATAAAGAGGGCACAAAATGAATTTAAGTGTGATATTTTTGGATTTGCAAGATACTTCAGAGCTAAACAACCTGAAATTTATGAAAAAATAAATTGGGAATATGCATTTACGAAGGCAGATGTTAATGTGAATGTTAAGACTAAAATAATAAATATGAGTTTAAGAGACCCCAATGCTAAAAAGAAATATTAA